tcttagagttcaaagagagaaacacttgttcaatgAGAAATATCCTCTAAGTATTTTTTtctagagtgtgagagttattattattatcagctttgttagaaggaAACACTTAAAGTTTCAATATTTTGTATCCAATCGGTAGTgatttagttccttcttcaatttggggttGTTAGCAGAAGATTTGACTTGTAGGgttaaggtggttagttccttaaAGTCTGGAGTTGTCAGACTGTTTGGGAAGATTGACTTGGAGGATCAAGTGCTCTGTAATTCaagatatttgaattagtggattaaagtcttctgaatgaggggactggatGAAGTCAAGTTAGCGGTGAATCAGGATAAATTTATgtgttaaattatttatgttttaattgcTTGCTATCTCTGAATCCGATTACTTATACTCCAAGTAAGTTACCAAAACCgaactagttttttatttatttataaattatcaaaaagttatcaactttgggaaacacaattcaaccatcttctcgtgtttgcacatTCAATACATTGACTACACGATTAAGTATGAGGTAAGTTTCTTTGCCgaataattcaatataaatcTAACCGTCAAATTAAAAGTTCTTATTTAGTATATCAAgtttacaaatttttataaaatttcaaaactatttgatacttcattaaataattttaaatgaactTATAATAAACTTTAGAAAAATATTGGTGAATATCGATGGTTAGATTATATAGCTATTAATTTTTgacttatataaaattttgtttgcttgattattaatatattatgtcaatAATCAAAAGTTCGATTAATGAAATTTTCGTTTATGTTGAATTATTAAGCAGAATAACTTGTGTCAGACTTACTTCTAAAGTCAACAAATTtccatatttatatatatatatatatatatatatatatatatatatatatatatatatatattaattagtgtgaattattaatatatatatatatagataatatttTAAGCAAATTTGCTTTTAATAAAGTTTTGTAAAAAGTTCTCATTAAGTAAtagattttagaatttttttaccAGCGAAGATTTTGATCTAGATATTAGTATGTTTCGatgaaaaataatcatatttataaggtttttattattaacaaaaatattttgaagttttcaTTTAGATATtgatatcaatatttatttatattgaaataCCCATTCTgtttataatttactttattttactttccccttatacattttatatatatccTTTGAGAAGAATGtggaaatgaaaatgaaaacataTATGCACTATTTGTTGTATAGAGAAAGAGGGAACCagaaacataaaacaaaatagaattgaaactatatgtttacactaaaatacaacTCAATAGGAAGAATCTTCAAtacttaaaaaaagaaaaaaagaagagttATCTTCAATCTTCCTTCAAGAACAGAATAACAACCAAGATAaacacacaaacaaaaaaaagtaaagaaataaaaattaaaaacacaaacTAACAGATATGCAAAAGcataaaaaaagagaagaagaaaactcataaaatataaacaaatttgcATCTAATATATCCACATGCAATATATGAAGCCAATAAAAGGGGAGAGAgaccaaaaaaattcaaaaaattaattacattgtGTGCTGAATAATTATTAGGatgtaatgaattaaaaaataaaataaattataaacaaaaatcattctaataattgattttgttttagcaCAATAATtgatcttttttaaataaataactttttaataattaatttgttgatAGTTTTCATTTTAAGAAGAGTATTGAGAAAGGAAACTTTATTAGATGACAAATGACaaattttttatagatgatatattgttatatttagTGCATTTATTTCAGATCCTTttatgaattttctttttaaactaaaaatcattttttattgtttgaattGGTTTTAGATTTTTTGAAAATGCATTTTGTTAAAACAATCagtttttgattaaaaataaaaagttaataaatagtgatttatcatatatttactcttttaaaaaatctaaaattgcgtttaactatattttttttttccgacgaACTCAACTTCTCCTGTCGCTGTTGTCTATTGAATTTGCTCTTTACAAACTATATGAACAACTATCTTTTGAAGGATTAGTGTCTCAATTTGAAGAAtgtcataaaaataattcaattattgaagatatttttatttactttatgtTAAtcttatagtttaaaaaaaactatttttacaaaattatatattagattaaaaataatcattgtttttgaaaaaaattatttttataataataaacaaataaaaattaaaaaattattttcctaaatatctttaaattatttaaaataaaaattaatttcatttaaacTCAGATAAACACActcattatattatatataaaaaataaaaaaatgtgagcGAACTAACATTTCAGtcggaaaaaaaataatagaggTATACAAGGAATGTGCTTAAAAATGAGAAATCAATTTTTGTGATACTTCCACGTAAAATTTGATTGTGGGATTGAACAAATTGGTAGATAAAGGAGCCGACAAAAGTTATAATGTTAATCTCTCCTTTAATtatgaaacaaatttttgtgtcgaaaaaactatttaaaaatcaaaatatatttttatttgaaaaaaaaaaacatttttttcgcCTTCATCTCTCTCCTATCTAGATTTCTCTTTATTCTTCCAAACTAACAGTATATTAATGGCCATAAAATAGAGAAATGAGAAGAATCTCGATGGgggtcaaaaaaaaaaatctcaatacgAAAAATATGAATAACTCGAGCCACGATTTTTCTGTGTTCCGCACTAGGTGCATCAATTTTTGacaatgtttttattattattaatatgggtgtaaattttttatatttttaattttaatatggaAAAGGATCTAAATTAAAGCGTTATTAGTatattagaaattttttaatttactataCAAATCGTACCACATGTGATTTGTTGATTGAAATCGTATTGCGAGCACCCTTTGTATGATAgcataaattatgaaaaaagaaATACAGATAAATGAAGtagaaataatttattgttaaaatagCACTCTCATTTACACTagtcaataaaaacaaaactacccatgaaaaaatgattttctttttactcaaaaaataataaaatgttgttTACATGGTGGATATGACTTACGTTTTTCCAAGAAAGTACCACATGGAAAATGACGGCGTAGTAATTGCAATGGTTTATTGAATAATACATGCATTTATCATAGTAGAGCAACTTCCAaaagaatttttattaaaaaaaattaaataatcacaaaaaatttaaaatataattaacaaattaaaaaaaaaataaagaaagaattATGACATGATTTCTACTAATCGAAAGATTTGATTAAGTTAAATACTTTAGTTAAATGACAAATATACCCTTGCCTTAAAactaacattttttattaatatatatatagatataaatattgttaacttaatattttatgtttagacTTCTTTAATCattattgatttattatgaGACTTGTAGTAGTCGATTTGTATATTTGTTATAACACTATACTATAATTGAcatagtaattatttttttttgtttttaattgagataataaatattattagaaaGTCATACATTCAATTGCAAACGATGACATATTTTCTTAACTCTATAATTTATAAACTTAATCATGAAGGTTTTATTAACCTTACTAAAAGATTCGAACTTTTTAATATCACTCATGAATAAGGTAGTaggttcattttttttctccacTTTGTTCTTTATCACCGACAACAAAGTAACCATAATATAGCAACAACATGGTATCATAACAGCAAACTAAAGTTTGAAGTAGAATAAAACTTGAGCATAAATATAaagatcaacaaatttaatgTTTCACTTAAACCAAAAACTTGAATgttaaataaaacttaaacaaAACTTGGACATcaacttaaataaaatttggtCAGTATAAACATAAGTTTGGACATAAAAAACAAGAGTTAAATGagtagaaaaaatgaaaaattcttCACACATTCCCAAAAAACTCTCTCAACCAAAACACCAAGTAAGCAACTTGAGAAATTGAAAAGTGAGGGAAAATTGATGGAGTAAGGGGAGAGAGGTTTTTGGCTTTTTCTTTTGCAACTTCGCTTCAATACAAAGACTAGTTTCGTCTTTTGcccttcttttttgttttttaagttCATTCCTTTTATATTGATCAAGGCTTTCTTTATCCTCTTCCTTTTATAGTTTAAAGTGGTAAAGACAATGTAATTTGGCTTGTTAACGTTAATatattgttgataaattttCTCCAAACGACAATTCACACacaaatattttgatgaaaatataacTCTACTACACACTgatcacaaataaataaaataagtcatatttaaatttttgtcaaAGTTGgatttgtttgaaaattaaatagCGGATAAAATTTACTTAGTTTCCAAAATACAGTATAGTTTCATTTAAATTTTCTGACAAAAATTTTCTTTATCACTTAAATACATCACTTCAGTCATAAAGACAACTGCACTTAAATTTTATCCAATTCAATGCTAAAATACTCTACAATAATTCTTAAAtaagacaaaaattaaaattcttcagtttaatatttttagtttaaaaaaatatgaaccgACTTCACATAAATCACAAATTACTCCTAAGAAGTCTCAATTAAATTTTTGCAACTTGCTCCAATCTCCTCTTATTTGCATGGTTGATGTCCCATTTCACCACATTTCAACAAATGCATTTTTTCAAACTCCGATTGCAATTTCGTACAGTTTTAAGTACATACAGTTTCACCTTATAACGTATCTCGATCGttgattttaaacaaaatttaattgtaCAGTCGATTTTTACAGTATAAAATGATCTCAACCGTCAAACTGAATCAAATCTAAAAGTGTGTGACACAATCACAACATAGAATCATAATCCCTCCATACTCTATTAATGTCCAACTCAATCAACCAAATTCGCATGACTGTCCTAAACAAGTCAAGCAAAACTCAaccataattaattaataactgAAGTATTATTTCAGTACAGTAACATCATTCCAATCTCCTCAAATACcattctctctctttctctctctttcctTCTCTCTAAATTGAAGAACATGTCGGACGCGTTTTGCAGCGATTGTAAGCGAGAAACAGAGGTGGTATTCGATCACTCAGCGGGCGACACAGTATGTTCAGAGTGCGGTCTCGTACTCGAATCCCACTCCATCGACGAAACCTCCGAGTGGCGTACTTTTGCCAACGAATCCAACGATAACGATCCCGTTCGTGTTGGAGGTCCCTCTAATCCTCTCTTAACTGACGGTGGCCTCTCCACCGTTATCGCTAAACCTAACGGCTCTTCCGGCGAGTTCCTTTCATCTTCTCTCGGTCGTTGGCAGAATCGTGGCTCTAATCCCGATCGAGGACTTATCCTCGCTTTTAAAACCATCGCtactatgtctgataggtccgTCACCACCTAgggttttgaagaaaaaaaattctagtgTTTTGGTTTTTTGCTTCTTGTTGAGGAGTTTTTGTGGAAAAACTGATTCTATCAATGTTTACAGTGAATGGTATCTCTGGATTTGTGtcctaaaatttttatttttgctagGATCATTAGTAGCTCttatataaatgaatattgTGTTATGTGACAAGCTATTTAGTTCTGAAATTGAAAATACTGTTTTTGTTTGTGTGCGCACGTGTGTTTGTGATATGTGGCAAGCCATTTAGTtctgaaattgaaaatatattttgtgtttGTGTGCACGCCCGTGTGTTTGTGGTATGTGGTAGGCTATTTAGTTgtgaaattgaaaatattgtTTGTACTCGCACGCTTTTGGTATGCGGCAAGAAATTTAGTTTTGAGATTGAGGATTAGATATTCTGGTTTTAAATGTAACGAAATCACAACATGAGTcatgaaattgaaaattctCGATCATATTAGTTTCTCTGGTGATGGACTTATGTGATTGaggatatttaattttaagaatcaTTTTCAGATTTCGTTAGATTTAGAGACCTAATTGTCTGTCCTTACAATTTTAGGGCTAAATTGACCATTTACTTGGTAATTAACGATGGAGAAAAGTTGAATATATCTGGGATGATAAATCTTAGCACTTGCTACTAGAATGGTCAATATAACCAATCTTTGTGgtgttttattgattttttcaattgcaacctttatattttttatgcttTGTAAGTATATCATGTCATCATAGCAAAACTTTGAAGGTTTTTACttgcattaaatttttttttttttttgagaattgATTGTGCTTATTCTTCTTATTGAATGAGACAATTGGGGAATTAACTGATGTTGTTGATAAATTTTCAGGTTAGGACTTGTTGGCACCATCAAGGTATCACATATATTCTCATTCAGGACAGCTTCTGTTTCTCTCTTCAGTATTATTACACGACAAGTTTCATGGAatggctaattttttaattagtgtTGTCAATAGCAGATCACAAAAGTAGCGGTTGGTTCAAATTCTTCTACGCAACAATGCTATAGCAACGCTATGGCTGCTATTTGGCAACATTTTATACTAAATAGCTTATCGCCGAAAAATAGGAATTTGTTCAAATTATGCGACGCTATAGTGTTGATATATCCccgctatttaacaacactggATCTAGTTCACTTACTTTATGTGCTCTTTTTGgaatctcaatttttttcttactCTAATTGCattatattcaaaaaaataacattCCAAATTTGTCTGGTGGGTGGAGAAGTTCATGCACAATGAACTTATTTTTCCACAAGTTGTTTGTGACGCAACTTTGTAAGTGTTTGAAGGCAATTATGGTATAACCACAACCAACTACTTACGGCACTGTTTATAAGGACCTTGATTAACATTCCTCATTTCAGTAGTATCATGGTTTAATTACAGAACAAGTTTTGCCTGCCTGCATATATATGATGATTGCCATTGCCTTAACTTGGAAGCCAAAAGTTaaatgaagaattttttttatatctttgaaATTGTATTATCGAACTATTTGTATagatttttgttgaatttttgcTATTGGGCTACATTGTTGTTCGATAAGAATGCTGTGTTGTTACTCCTAATGTGGTTTGTATCATTTGACCTCACTGAAATCCCCTAGAGAAATTAATTTGTAGTGTAGTCATTGTTCTTAGGCAACGTATCAAACGGGGTCAGCACCTCTAGTTGATGCTTCATTGAAGCTGATCCCACTGGTGCTTTTGACATgtctttttggtttggaataGCCATACTTTTAGCATCTTATTGATAACTATGAAAAGCCCCAAAAGCACAATCTTGCAACATGCTAACTTTGATACTGAAAGAGATAAAATACTTAGATTGCTAAAGAATAACTACTTGGTCTTTAAGGGTGCTTTAGCTTatgttaattttgtaaaatgaacaTCTTATATTAGAGGTGTTAATACAGGATTGGTTCCTTTTATTTTCCTCTTTATTGGGTTCTTTTATGATATGGGTTCCTATGTTTTTCTACCATTTGgtatcaataaattaatttatgagtGGGATCTATTGAAACCACTTCATAGAAAATAGTGACTAAGACCTAAATAATTAGCAACTAAAATCCAAATGTCGAAATAAAGGGATCAATCATCCTCCTCCACCCCTAAAGAATGAAATATAGTAAACCAAACTCAAATGTGTAAAAACTATAGGGACTAATTTTgtattgaaattcaaatttgttttactttgaatgttatttttgatTCGTGAATAGTTAATTTCTATGACAAAATGTTCTCATTTTTTATAGTCTTACCACCTTCATTCAGTGAGTTAGTGCTTTTGGGCATCTCTTGAGTCTTGCCTCAAGATAATAAAGCCTTCTGGACCTTTAGATTGcaaattatattgtattgacTATGTCAACCGATATATTACTGAACTACTCCTTCATATGTTTCTTTTCATACAAAATCATTTGttgcataataataataatttctgtGTACAATATGTTCTCATTGcaagatacaaaagcatttctgtgttcattttcttccttgAAAGCCTTAAAACAGGCATGGGCGTTATAGCTTTGTGACTCTTAGTTaagtattaattttaaaaacaggtgtacttaaaaaaaatgcataaaaacaGATGTGAATTGTGCAACAGGTGTACTCTTAGTTCTGTAAAATGAGTACATATGTGAACAGGTGTACTTTAGTTCTGTAAAATGAGTATTTTTGTATTCTTATGTTGCTTTTGTGGTTGATTTGAAGGATCGAGCAAACGAGATATATAAGAGGGTTGAAGACCAAAAGTCTAGTAGAGGAAGAAATCAAGATGCCTTATTAGCAGCTTGTCTCTACATCGCTTGCcgacaagaagacaaaccacgAACTGTAAAGGGTACATCCCATGATTCTTTTAACATCTGGATGCTTCCCAGTTTATCTTTCCCNNNNNNNNNNNNNNNNNNNNNNNNNNNNNNNNNNNNNNNNNNNNNNNNNNNNNNNNNNNNNNNNNNNNNNNNNNNNNNNNNNNNNNNNNNNNNNNNNNNNNNNNNNNNNNNNNNNNNNNNNNNNNNNNNNNNNNNNNNNNNNNNNNNNNNNNNNNNNNNNNNNNNNNNNNNNNNNNNNNNNNNNNNNNNNNNNNNNNNNNNNNNNNNNNNNNNNNNNNNNNNNNNNNNNNNNNNNNNNNNNNNNNNNNNTATGTAAATGATCTTCCCTGAACCTATGGATTTCAAATAGAAATTTGCTCTGTTGCCAATGGGGCCACAAAGAAGGAAATTGGCCGAGCAAAAGAATACATAGTGAAACAACTTGGTTTGGAGAAGGGCCAGTCCGTAGAGATGGGCACAATACATGCTGGGGACTTTATGGTGAGTTACCTTTGTTGATTTGTAGCATATATCTTGCTTTTGTAAGTAGTGTACTAGTGAAGATATgtcaaaaattgaataaatttctTTGATGATACTAACTATATTTTCATCTCAAACTTTAGAGGCGATTCTGTTCCAATCTTGGTATGAATAATCAAGCTGTTAAAGCTGCTCAGGAAGCTGTGAAGAAATCCGAAGAATTTGATATAAGGTATGTTGTGGTTGAAATAGATTTTTACTTCCGAAGACTGGTTTGTCATTTTCGTTATACCTTGGTACTAATGAAAATATGTTTATAGTTACAGCTAAAACTTAACAGCGGTGTGAATTTGTTGGCGTAGGTTTTGCGATTGCAAGACTTGTCCTTCAGTCAAACTGCAGTTGGGATAATTTCCCAACCTGAGTGAATA
The genomic region above belongs to Cicer arietinum cultivar CDC Frontier isolate Library 1 chromosome 4, Cicar.CDCFrontier_v2.0, whole genome shotgun sequence and contains:
- the LOC101506088 gene encoding transcription initiation factor IIB-like, with translation MSDAFCSDCKRETEVVFDHSAGDTVCSECGLVLESHSIDETSEWRTFANESNDNDPVRVGGPSNPLLTDGGLSTVIAKPNGSSGEFLSSSLGRWQNRGSNPDRGLILAFKTIATMSDRLGLVGTIKDRANEIYKRVEDQKSSRGRNQDALLAACLYIACRQEDKPRTVKEICSVANGATKKEIGRAKEYIVKQLGLEKGQSVEMGTIHAGDFMRRFCSNLGMNNQAVKAAQEAVKKSEEFDIRRSPISIAAAVIYIITQLSDDKKPLKDISIATGVAEGTIRNSYKDLYPHVSKIIPNWYAKEEDLKNLSSP